The following are encoded together in the Proteiniphilum saccharofermentans genome:
- a CDS encoding zinc metallopeptidase, which translates to MATIWIIFITIAVAGWIVQGTLQSRFKKYSKIPLRNGMTGKEVAEKMLHDNGIYDVQVISVRGRLTDHYNPLNKTINLSEPVYGSYSVAAAAVAAHETGHAVQHAKGYAPLKMRSALVPVISSTSKWVMWVILAGIILIQTFPMLLWFGIAMFALSTLFSFITLPVEKNATNRALRWLSSAGITDASNHNQAVDALRWAGYTYVVAALSSLATLLYYIMIAMSRR; encoded by the coding sequence ATGGCAACAATCTGGATTATATTTATTACAATTGCGGTGGCCGGATGGATCGTACAGGGTACGCTGCAGAGCCGATTCAAGAAGTATTCAAAAATTCCCTTACGCAACGGGATGACGGGGAAGGAGGTGGCGGAAAAGATGCTGCACGACAACGGGATCTACGATGTACAGGTGATCTCCGTGAGAGGGCGGCTGACAGACCACTATAACCCGTTGAATAAAACCATCAATTTGAGTGAACCGGTATATGGATCTTATAGCGTGGCGGCTGCCGCAGTGGCAGCCCATGAAACGGGACACGCCGTCCAGCACGCGAAAGGATATGCACCCTTGAAAATGCGTTCGGCACTGGTGCCGGTGATTTCGTCTACCTCCAAATGGGTCATGTGGGTGATCCTGGCCGGTATTATCCTGATCCAGACCTTCCCCATGCTTCTCTGGTTCGGAATTGCAATGTTTGCACTTTCCACACTCTTCAGTTTTATCACACTGCCGGTGGAAAAGAATGCTACCAACCGTGCTCTCCGTTGGCTCAGCAGCGCCGGTATTACCGATGCAAGTAACCACAATCAGGCGGTAGATGCCCTTCGCTGGGCCGGATACACTTATGTGGTGGCAGCACTCAGTTCCCTTGCTACATTACTTTACTACATCATGATTGCTATGAGCAGAAGATGA
- a CDS encoding pirin family protein: MKTIYHSASSRGYANHGWLRSAHTFSFANYYNRARMHFGVLRVINDDYIEGGGGFGTHPHNDMEIITIPLEGDLEHRDSMGNGGVIRNGDIQVMSAGTGVTHSEFNANSDRPVELLQIWVFPREKGITPRYEQMHIADSAKPNDFQQIISPYKEDEGLWIHQDAWFHLAHFDSGVSKGYNLKKPGNGVYIFVIRGKAKVGDQILDKRDGYGIWDTNHFPLEALEDSEILLMEVPIELPK; the protein is encoded by the coding sequence ATGAAAACTATTTATCATTCGGCTTCCTCCCGGGGATACGCCAATCACGGCTGGCTAAGATCTGCACATACATTTAGTTTTGCCAATTATTACAATCGTGCGAGGATGCATTTCGGTGTGCTTCGGGTAATCAATGACGACTATATAGAAGGGGGAGGAGGTTTCGGCACCCATCCCCACAACGACATGGAAATTATTACCATACCGCTGGAAGGCGATTTGGAACATAGGGACAGCATGGGTAACGGCGGTGTGATCCGCAATGGGGATATACAGGTGATGTCTGCCGGTACAGGAGTAACCCACAGCGAGTTCAATGCGAACAGCGACCGGCCTGTGGAACTGTTACAGATATGGGTCTTCCCTCGTGAGAAAGGCATCACGCCAAGGTACGAGCAAATGCATATCGCCGATTCTGCAAAACCCAATGATTTCCAACAGATCATCTCTCCCTACAAAGAAGATGAAGGATTGTGGATCCATCAGGACGCATGGTTTCACCTGGCTCATTTCGACAGTGGTGTGTCAAAAGGATACAATCTCAAAAAACCGGGGAACGGCGTCTATATTTTCGTCATCCGGGGAAAAGCCAAAGTGGGCGATCAAATACTGGACAAGAGGGATGGTTATGGTATTTGGGATACCAACCACTTCCCTCTTGAAGCATTGGAGGATTCAGAAATCCTTTTGATGGAAGTTCCTATAGAACTACCAAAATAA